Within Enterobacter sp. RHBSTW-00175, the genomic segment ACTGCGCCCACACGTTTGAGCAGCGGAACGCGCGTCGGCAGGTAGCCGCGCTGCGCGGCCAATGCGGCGGCCTCGGCCGGCAGCGGCACCAGCACGATGCTGTCCACGGACAATGGACGTGGCAGCGAGGCGGTGCGCGGCTCGAACGGTTCGATGCGATACCAGCCGACCGCCACGCTGTCGGATGGGTTGTACGTCAGGCGCGGCAGCGGCGACACGAAAGCCGCCCAGGCCAGCGCAGCGAGGCCGCAGGCGGTCAGGCCCGCCAGCACGAGGCGAGCGCGCAGGCGCGAGCGAGGACGCGGCGAGGCGGACGAAGTGGAAACGGTCGTCATGGCAGCACCTTCCCGGCGAG encodes:
- a CDS encoding S26 family signal peptidase, with the protein product MTTVSTSSASPRPRSRLRARLVLAGLTACGLAALAWAAFVSPLPRLTYNPSDSVAVGWYRIEPFEPRTASLPRPLSVDSIVLVPLPAEAAALAAQRGYLPTRVPLLKRVGAVAPQHVCIVAGQIRIDGVPSAAVLPADRLGRPLPSWPQCRRLAPGELFLLSVTNPASFDSRYFGPVSASAVIGVAHPVWLEARP